AGGAACGGGTTCAAATCGAAGTCCCGGGCCATCAGCATCTGGTTGCGGCCGAAGGCCAACAGCTCGCGGGTCAGGCGCGCCGCGCGCGAGCCCGCCAGGTTGATCTGCTCCAGGCTCTCCCGCAGCGGATTGTCCTTGTCCATGTCCGCGAGCAGGATTTCGCTGTACCCGTTGATGGCCGTGAGCATGTTATTGAAATCGTGCGCCACCCCGCCGGCCAGTCGGCGGATGGCTTCCAGCCGCTGCAGTTGTTGGTTGATTTCATCGCGCCGCTTGCGCTCGGTGACGTCTTCCACCAGCACGTCCACCAGGGGTTCCGCCTTCTCCGGCTCCGCTTCGGCCACGACGTCGTCCAGGTAGACCGGGGCCAGGCCCAGCGATTGCGTGATGCTGATCCAGGCTTCCTTTCCGGGCGGTGATTCGATGCGCGCTTCCCAGGGGCGCCCATGCCCGTCGCGGAGCTCGGTGAAATCCTGGTTGCGCAGGGAAGGGATGAGCTCGGGTAGCCGGGGCAGATGGGCGGGGGCGGGAGGCAAGGAAAAGATGCGCCGGAAGGCCGGATTGGCGTACAAGATGCTCCCGTCCAGGCGCGTCCGGCAGACGCCCACGTTCAGCCTGGTCAGCAAATCCTCCAACCTCAGTTCCAGGGCCTCGGCGCGCCGGCGTTCGCGCACGCGTTCCAGGGCCAGGCGCGCCGAGGCGGTCAGGCGGGCGAAGTGCCGCGGCGACTTGAGGACGTAATCGTCGATGCCGGCCTTGAGGGCGGCCACGGCGATTTCCTCGTTGCCCGTGCCGGTGAACATGATGACCGGGCAATCCGGGGCGAACTCGCGGATGCGGGGGAAGATATCCAGCCCCGTAGACCATAAAAGTTGGTAATCAATTATGGCCAGATCGAAACGGAAGCGGGACAGGGCGGCGTGCAGCGATTCTTCGTTCTGGATTTCCGCCGCCTCGATGCCGGGGAATTCCCGGCGCAAGGCCCGCAGCGCCATGGCGCGATCGTCGGGATTGTCGTCGACCAGGAGCAGCCGGATAGGTTCGTTCATTCCGTACCCCCCGGAAGTTCGATCCAGAACCGGCTACCCCCGCCGGGGGCGGCCTCCATCCCCGCTTGGCCGCCCTGGGTCTCGGCGCTTTTGCGCACGATGGCCAGGCCGATGCCGGTGCCGGGGTAAATTTCCATGCCGTGCAACCGCTCGAAGGGGCGGAAAACTCGCTCCCTATCTTCCGGCGGGATGCCGATGCCGTTATCTTCGATCCAGAGCCGCCGGAACGCGCCTTTGGATTCCGCGCTGATCCGCACCTGCGGCTTCACGCCTTCGGCAGTGAACTTGAGGGCGTTGGAAAGCAGGTTGGCGATGGCCAACTCCAACAAGGAGCGTACGGCCAGGACTTCGCCCAAAGGCGAGGCTACTTCCACCTTGGCTTCCCGCGCCCGCACCGTGGGGTCGGATTGATCGAGGGCGATGCGCACGGCCGCATCCAAGGAGCAGATGCGCAGCTCCGTCTCGTCGTGGCCCAGGCGGCTGTAGGTCAGGAGGTCCTTGAGCAGGCGGTCCAGGCGTTGCGCCGCTTCCACGATGCGGCGGGCGTAGTCGCGGCCCGTCTCGTCGAGACGATCGGCGTAGTCCTCGCGCAGGGCCTCGGCGACGCCTTGGATGGAACGCAGGGGGGTGCGTAAATCGTGGGAGATCGAGAAGGAGAAGGCTTCCAGATCCTTGACGATCTCCCGCAAGCCCTCTTCCGCCCGCTGGCGGTCGAACACCTCGCGTTCCAGCGACCGGTTGGCCGCGGTAACCTGGCGGATACGCTCCTCCAGTTCGGCGTTGAGCCGCAGCACTTCCCGCTCGGCCGTTTTGCGGACGGTGATATCCTCCACGGAAAGCATGAGGAAGGTGCGATCATCGGCGGAAAGGCGCACCAGGCCGGAGTTCAGCTGCAGGGTGTGGGGGCCGTCGGGCCGGTCCATGCGAACTTCCGCATCCTTCACGGCGCGGGCCCACTCGCCATTGCGGGACAGCAAGCCGCTCAAGCCGGGGATGGGCGCTCCCCCGAAGCCGACCTCCGTAATCGGTTTGCCCAGGATCGCGTCGCCGGCTTGCCCGGAGGCCTCCAGGAAGGCGGCGTTGGCGGTCTTGATGCGCCCGTTCCACTCCAGCACCACCATGGGATGGGGCACGGTGCGGATGATGGATTCGGCGAAGTCGTTGGCCTCTTCCAG
The nucleotide sequence above comes from Fibrobacterota bacterium. Encoded proteins:
- a CDS encoding response regulator yields the protein MNEPIRLLLVDDNPDDRAMALRALRREFPGIEAAEIQNEESLHAALSRFRFDLAIIDYQLLWSTGLDIFPRIREFAPDCPVIMFTGTGNEEIAVAALKAGIDDYVLKSPRHFARLTASARLALERVRERRRAEALELRLEDLLTRLNVGVCRTRLDGSILYANPAFRRIFSLPPAPAHLPRLPELIPSLRNQDFTELRDGHGRPWEARIESPPGKEAWISITQSLGLAPVYLDDVVAEAEPEKAEPLVDVLVEDVTERKRRDEINQQLQRLEAIRRLAGGVAHDFNNMLTAINGYSEILLADMDKDNPLRESLEQINLAGSRAARLTRELLAFGRNQMLMARDFDLNPFLASLAPEIRRILGDAIRLDLELDSRPLRVNCDPAQMENVVINIVQNARDAMPEGGNLLIRCQARHAARGQGGMDLNFHDLTGDGAYGVITLADTGRGMEPSVLARIFEPFFTTKPKAKRTGMGLSAAYGIVKQSGGTITAESAPGRGSRFEVWIPATISGEVGSALESNAAESAQSNEDAS